In the genome of Xanthocytophaga agilis, one region contains:
- a CDS encoding MIP/aquaporin family protein, translating to MTPFLAELTGTMLLIILGGGVVAGVLLKDSKAENSGWLVISFAWGFAVAFGVYLAGQISGAHLNPAVTISLASSGQFAWKDVPIYLLGQLIGAMLGAVVVWLHYLPHWPHTDNPGLKLAVFATGPAIRKPFSNLLSEIIGTMVLMIGLMAIGANKFADGINPLIIGFLVVAIGLSLGGTTGYAINPVRDFGPRLMHFLLPIAGKGNSDWGYAWIPVVGPLIGGVLGVHLYKAVFADMFSIWLGVSATVTLIVIVLAYIKER from the coding sequence ATGACCCCTTTTCTTGCCGAATTAACAGGTACTATGTTACTGATTATTTTAGGTGGAGGTGTAGTGGCAGGTGTATTGCTCAAAGATTCCAAAGCAGAAAACAGTGGATGGTTGGTAATTTCGTTTGCATGGGGGTTTGCAGTTGCTTTTGGCGTATACCTGGCAGGACAGATAAGTGGTGCCCACCTCAATCCTGCTGTGACGATAAGTTTGGCATCCAGTGGACAGTTTGCCTGGAAAGATGTACCTATATACTTACTTGGTCAGTTGATTGGAGCTATGTTGGGGGCTGTTGTCGTTTGGCTGCATTATCTGCCTCATTGGCCTCATACAGATAATCCCGGTCTTAAGTTGGCTGTATTTGCTACAGGACCTGCTATTCGTAAACCATTCAGCAATCTGCTAAGTGAGATTATAGGAACCATGGTATTAATGATAGGCTTGATGGCTATTGGAGCCAATAAGTTTGCAGATGGTATCAATCCCTTAATTATAGGCTTCCTGGTGGTAGCTATTGGACTTTCACTGGGAGGAACTACTGGCTATGCAATCAACCCTGTTCGGGATTTTGGACCACGACTCATGCATTTTTTATTACCTATTGCAGGCAAAGGAAACTCTGATTGGGGATATGCCTGGATTCCTGTGGTAGGACCGTTGATAGGAGGAGTATTAGGTGTACATCTATATAAAGCTGTGTTTGCTGATATGTTTTCTATCTGGTTAGGTGTTTCTGCGACAGTGACACTTATCGTAATAGTACTGGCCTACATAAAGGAAAGATGA
- a CDS encoding AAA family ATPase, protein MNRKERIRLILEQLRKGVYEKEEAIQLSLLAALAGESVFLLGPPGVAKSLIARKLKFAFRDGRSFEYLMNRFSTPDEIFGPVSIKKLKEEDRYERLTEKYLPGANVVFLDEIWKAGPAIQNALLTVLNERVYRNGEQEVKVNIKAIVSASNELPVEENLNALWDRFLVRYMIREIRKAGSFVDMIVDTSDIYQDTIPSDLKIGEAELQEWDMAINEVQVPAEVLNVIQMVKYQLEQYDADHPEAPFHIFDRRWKKLVRLLRTSAFLNERVEVDLMDCFLMPHILWSKPEQLEIVREIVAETIRKHGYSMALEIHPLRKEIRELEEEVMKETRIPNVVLIEVPKAIEREYYELLNTEQTFDGNRIKRSDFDRMLVGEESPLNLYDKNGNLVNRVKARKSAELANGLIINANARLYTFPILTDKVEKKEFLYKKPHTLVQKYWDDRTYQLRKYITDQKVYVDEHRPVAMQHLCTNLFVESELADLVEMNLKEALATLDELDLQIDKIKHLYESLR, encoded by the coding sequence ATGAATAGAAAAGAACGTATTCGTTTAATCTTAGAGCAACTTCGAAAAGGAGTATATGAGAAAGAAGAAGCCATTCAGTTATCGTTGCTAGCTGCATTGGCAGGAGAAAGTGTTTTTTTGCTGGGACCTCCGGGAGTGGCAAAGAGCCTGATTGCCCGTAAGCTAAAATTTGCCTTTCGGGATGGCCGATCCTTTGAATATCTGATGAATCGTTTCAGTACACCTGATGAGATTTTCGGACCAGTATCTATTAAAAAACTAAAAGAAGAAGACCGCTACGAACGGCTGACAGAAAAATACCTGCCTGGTGCCAATGTGGTGTTTCTGGACGAAATATGGAAAGCTGGACCTGCCATACAGAATGCTTTGCTGACTGTATTAAATGAAAGAGTTTATCGCAATGGCGAACAGGAGGTTAAGGTAAATATTAAAGCCATTGTATCTGCTTCCAATGAATTGCCTGTTGAAGAAAACCTGAATGCGCTTTGGGATAGATTTCTGGTTCGGTATATGATTCGGGAGATACGCAAAGCTGGAAGTTTTGTGGATATGATTGTAGACACCAGCGATATCTATCAGGATACTATACCCTCAGATCTGAAAATAGGAGAGGCAGAGTTACAGGAATGGGATATGGCTATCAATGAGGTACAAGTACCAGCAGAAGTATTGAATGTGATTCAGATGGTAAAGTATCAGCTTGAACAATATGATGCTGACCATCCGGAAGCTCCATTCCATATTTTTGATCGTCGCTGGAAAAAGCTGGTTCGTTTGTTGAGAACATCTGCCTTCCTGAATGAACGGGTTGAGGTCGATCTGATGGACTGTTTTCTAATGCCACATATACTATGGAGTAAACCCGAACAACTGGAAATAGTACGTGAAATCGTTGCAGAAACTATTCGCAAACATGGGTATTCAATGGCACTGGAGATCCATCCGTTACGTAAAGAGATACGTGAGCTGGAAGAAGAGGTGATGAAAGAAACCCGCATTCCCAATGTAGTTTTAATAGAAGTACCTAAAGCCATTGAACGGGAGTATTATGAGTTGCTGAATACAGAACAAACTTTTGATGGTAACCGCATCAAGCGTAGTGATTTTGACCGGATGTTAGTAGGAGAGGAGTCTCCATTGAATCTGTATGATAAAAATGGCAACCTTGTAAATCGTGTCAAGGCTCGTAAAAGTGCAGAACTGGCAAATGGCCTTATTATTAATGCCAATGCACGTTTGTATACGTTTCCAATACTAACAGATAAGGTAGAGAAGAAAGAATTCCTCTATAAAAAGCCACATACACTGGTACAGAAATACTGGGATGATCGTACCTATCAGTTACGAAAATATATCACAGACCAGAAAGTATATGTGGATGAGCATCGTCCTGTTGCTATGCAGCATTTATGTACAAATTTATTTGTAGAGTCTGAACTGGCAGATTTGGTAGAAATGAATCTGAAGGAAGCATTAGCCACATTGGATGAGTTGGATCTGCAGATTGATAAGATCAAGCATTTATATGAGAGTTTGCGTTGA
- the lepB gene encoding signal peptidase I, with translation MTTVTKDSTETKKPKSATREWIESIVFAIVVASAVHWLIIQPYTIPTSSMESSLLTGDFLFVSKLHYGARTPKTLIQFPLTHQTFWGSSIPSYVDWIQMPQTRLPGFSSIKNNDVVVFNVPLEHPGTYERYQNILNVPKGYPIDLRTNYIKRCLAIAGDEMEIKDRQVYINGQPVQNPPNMQFHYTVMTTQSLDDRFFKKYNISTSPSEFTFIQGGFEANFSPATAEELKKLDFIKLVSPVLHSEDNVLFPRDTLFKSSLDNYGPIRVPKKGQKVTLEPKNLALYKDIILYYDHNDDVKEENGKIVLDGKPITEYTFNQNYYWMMGDNRHNSVDSRYWGFVPEDHVVGKAVLVWLSIDPNESWMSIGDKVRWKRLFSSIK, from the coding sequence ATGACAACAGTAACTAAAGATTCTACGGAAACAAAAAAGCCGAAAAGTGCTACCCGTGAGTGGATTGAATCGATTGTATTTGCTATCGTTGTGGCGTCGGCAGTGCACTGGCTTATTATTCAGCCATATACTATTCCGACTTCTTCTATGGAAAGTTCCTTGCTGACAGGTGATTTCCTGTTTGTAAGTAAACTACACTATGGTGCCCGCACTCCTAAAACACTGATTCAGTTTCCGTTAACACACCAGACTTTTTGGGGAAGCAGTATTCCTTCCTATGTAGACTGGATTCAGATGCCTCAGACTCGTTTGCCTGGTTTTTCCAGCATTAAAAATAATGATGTAGTGGTATTTAACGTTCCATTAGAGCATCCTGGTACTTATGAGAGATACCAGAATATTTTGAATGTGCCTAAAGGATATCCTATTGATCTGCGTACCAACTATATCAAACGGTGTCTGGCTATTGCTGGTGATGAGATGGAAATCAAAGATCGTCAGGTATATATAAACGGACAACCTGTACAGAATCCTCCTAACATGCAGTTTCATTATACTGTAATGACTACCCAGTCACTGGATGATCGTTTCTTCAAAAAATATAACATTAGCACAAGTCCAAGTGAGTTTACGTTTATACAGGGTGGCTTTGAAGCGAATTTTTCGCCTGCTACAGCTGAAGAATTGAAAAAACTGGACTTCATAAAGTTAGTATCACCTGTTTTGCATAGTGAAGATAATGTACTTTTCCCGCGTGATACCTTGTTTAAATCAAGTCTGGATAACTATGGTCCTATCCGCGTTCCTAAAAAAGGACAAAAAGTAACGCTGGAACCTAAAAACCTCGCTTTATATAAAGATATTATTCTATATTATGATCACAACGATGATGTAAAAGAGGAAAATGGCAAAATTGTTCTGGATGGAAAACCTATTACAGAATATACTTTCAATCAGAATTACTACTGGATGATGGGTGATAACCGTCACAACTCTGTAGATTCCAGATACTGGGGCTTTGTTCCGGAAGATCATGTGGTAGGTAAAGCAGTGCTGGTATGGTTGTCTATCGATCCAAATGAAAGTTGGATGAGTATCGGAGACAAAGTACGTTGGAAGCGTCTTTTTAGTAGTATCAAATAA
- the fabG gene encoding 3-oxoacyl-[acyl-carrier-protein] reductase — translation MNLLQGKTALITGASKGIGRAIALRYAQEGANVAFTYLSSVEKGQALETELEALGIKAKGYRSDASDYKAAEELINSVLADFGTLDILVNNAGITQDGLLMRMSEEQWDNVIRVNLKSVFNLTKAATRPFMKQKSGSIINLTSVVGIRGNAGQANYAASKAGIIGFTKSVALELGSRSIRSNAIAPGFIETEMTHELGNKEEWLNNIPLKRGGAAEEVADSAVFLGSDMSKYITGQVLQVDGGMLT, via the coding sequence ATGAACTTACTTCAAGGAAAAACTGCTTTGATTACCGGAGCGTCCAAGGGGATAGGACGTGCCATTGCATTACGTTATGCACAGGAAGGTGCTAATGTTGCATTTACCTATCTTTCCAGTGTAGAAAAGGGACAAGCACTGGAAACAGAACTGGAAGCCCTGGGTATCAAAGCCAAAGGATATCGTTCAGATGCCTCTGACTACAAAGCAGCTGAAGAATTAATCAACAGTGTACTGGCAGATTTTGGCACATTGGACATTTTGGTAAATAATGCAGGTATTACACAGGATGGTCTGCTGATGCGTATGTCAGAAGAGCAGTGGGATAATGTAATTCGGGTAAACCTAAAGTCGGTATTTAACTTGACAAAGGCTGCTACTCGTCCGTTTATGAAACAAAAAAGTGGTTCCATTATCAATCTGACTTCTGTAGTTGGGATTCGGGGTAATGCCGGTCAAGCTAATTATGCTGCTTCTAAAGCAGGTATTATTGGTTTTACCAAATCCGTTGCATTGGAATTAGGATCACGTAGTATTCGAAGTAATGCCATTGCACCTGGTTTTATTGAAACAGAGATGACACATGAACTGGGCAATAAAGAAGAGTGGTTAAATAATATTCCCTTAAAACGGGGTGGTGCTGCGGAAGAAGTAGCAGATTCCGCTGTTTTTCTGGGTTCTGATATGAGTAAATACATCACAGGACAGGTATTACAGGTAGATGGTGGTATGCTTACCTAG
- a CDS encoding PIG-L family deacetylase — protein sequence MYQSTTYTLSSRVFLGLFLFISLIGLAQPPKYYPAGEIKLALKKMNILGSALYMAAHPDDENTAMLAWLAKDRLVRTSYLAITRGDGGQNLIGSEQSELIGLIRTQELLQARRVDGAEQYFTRGNDFGFSKSTEEALQIWDKEKVLADVVWVIRNLKPDVIITRFPPTAQAGHGHHSASAVLAEEAFVAAADPKRYPEQLKYVQPWQVKRLVWNAFTPNFTNDPPPGGNYVMAPLGNYNNLLGKSYTEIAGESRSMHKSQGFGSARSRGQRNDYLQHKLGDQAQSDIFDGIDLSWKRVQGSETVAALLQKAYQTFNAENPAASVSSLLEAYRVMEKLPQQEYYVQQKKKELTEIIVACTGLSYEGNTVSYAGTPGQSLRFYANVVKRSDVPVLWKSVQLLNTPKDSTIGKELKNNEALNLPISLTIPKEIQYTQPYWLANPPAKGMYTVNDQLLIGKPEATPQLTAAFHFQIQGIDFTLNRPISYKWVDPVQGELYRPFEVRPAVMINLDEKSMVFPATEAKTLGVLLKAGAGAVKGELRLEVPKGWKVSPEKLSFDLAKAEAEQKVSFVITPPANASEGTLKAVAKLADGQEISLGLRTIDYEHIPVQTLFPVAQAKVIRLDVRTAGKNIAYLMGAGDDVPAALRQMGYSVTMLTSNELNADVTEWQRFDAIVLGVRAFNTEERLKYYQPKLMQYVENGGVVLVQYIVNRGVVTDEIGPYPFELSRDRVTVEEATVTFLKPQHPLLNTPNKITAKDFEGWIQERGLYFAQKWDSRYEVLLSCADPGEKPQDGGLLVANYGKGRFIYTGYAFFRQLPGGVPGAYRLFANLLAPVNGSVK from the coding sequence ATGTATCAATCCACCACTTATACTCTTTCTTCAAGAGTTTTTCTGGGTTTATTCCTTTTTATTTCACTCATCGGTTTAGCGCAACCTCCTAAGTATTACCCTGCTGGAGAAATAAAACTGGCATTAAAGAAAATGAATATTCTAGGTAGTGCCCTGTATATGGCTGCTCACCCGGACGATGAAAATACCGCTATGCTGGCCTGGCTGGCAAAAGATCGGCTGGTACGTACTTCCTATTTGGCTATTACTCGTGGAGATGGCGGACAAAACCTGATAGGTTCGGAACAAAGTGAACTGATCGGACTTATTCGTACACAGGAATTACTCCAGGCACGACGTGTAGATGGAGCTGAACAGTATTTTACACGAGGTAATGATTTTGGATTTTCCAAATCAACAGAAGAAGCATTGCAAATCTGGGATAAGGAAAAAGTATTGGCAGATGTGGTATGGGTAATTCGTAACCTGAAGCCTGATGTAATTATTACCCGTTTTCCTCCAACAGCGCAGGCCGGACATGGACACCATAGTGCCTCAGCTGTTTTAGCAGAAGAAGCTTTTGTAGCTGCCGCAGATCCCAAGAGGTATCCTGAACAGTTGAAATATGTACAGCCCTGGCAGGTAAAACGGCTTGTCTGGAATGCTTTTACTCCCAACTTTACCAATGATCCTCCTCCGGGTGGTAACTATGTAATGGCTCCACTGGGTAATTACAATAACCTGCTTGGCAAGTCGTACACTGAGATTGCAGGTGAAAGCCGCAGTATGCACAAAAGCCAGGGCTTTGGATCGGCTCGTAGCCGTGGTCAGCGTAATGATTATCTGCAACACAAGCTGGGTGATCAGGCTCAATCAGATATCTTTGATGGCATTGATCTAAGCTGGAAGCGGGTACAAGGAAGTGAAACAGTTGCTGCTTTGTTGCAGAAGGCTTACCAGACCTTTAATGCAGAAAATCCTGCAGCGAGTGTCTCTTCCTTATTGGAGGCATACCGTGTTATGGAGAAGTTACCACAACAGGAATATTATGTGCAACAAAAGAAAAAAGAGTTAACAGAAATTATTGTTGCCTGTACAGGACTAAGTTATGAAGGAAATACAGTGTCCTATGCTGGTACTCCCGGACAATCGCTTCGGTTCTATGCCAATGTAGTAAAGCGGTCTGATGTGCCTGTACTTTGGAAATCGGTTCAGTTACTAAACACACCTAAAGATTCAACTATCGGAAAAGAGTTAAAGAATAATGAAGCATTGAATCTACCTATTTCACTAACTATACCCAAAGAAATTCAATACACACAACCTTACTGGCTTGCCAATCCACCTGCTAAGGGAATGTATACAGTTAATGATCAGTTACTGATCGGGAAGCCAGAGGCTACACCACAGCTAACAGCTGCCTTTCATTTTCAGATTCAGGGAATTGACTTTACATTGAACAGGCCTATTAGTTATAAATGGGTTGATCCTGTACAAGGAGAATTGTATCGCCCATTTGAAGTTCGCCCAGCTGTGATGATTAACCTGGATGAAAAATCGATGGTGTTTCCAGCTACAGAAGCAAAAACACTGGGAGTCTTATTGAAGGCTGGAGCAGGAGCTGTGAAAGGGGAGTTACGTCTGGAAGTTCCCAAAGGCTGGAAAGTGTCTCCTGAAAAGCTGTCTTTTGATTTGGCAAAAGCAGAGGCAGAGCAAAAAGTTTCGTTTGTAATTACACCTCCTGCCAATGCTTCAGAAGGTACACTCAAAGCTGTTGCTAAATTAGCAGATGGGCAAGAAATTTCCTTGGGCCTTAGAACGATAGATTATGAACATATCCCAGTACAAACATTATTTCCGGTTGCTCAGGCTAAGGTAATACGTCTGGATGTACGGACTGCTGGAAAGAATATTGCTTACCTGATGGGTGCAGGAGATGATGTACCAGCTGCCTTGCGTCAGATGGGATATTCAGTAACTATGCTGACCTCAAATGAACTGAATGCGGATGTAACCGAATGGCAGCGATTTGATGCTATCGTATTAGGAGTAAGAGCCTTTAACACAGAAGAACGGTTGAAGTATTATCAGCCTAAGTTAATGCAATATGTGGAAAATGGTGGAGTTGTTCTGGTACAATATATTGTGAACAGGGGAGTGGTAACAGATGAGATAGGTCCATATCCGTTTGAACTTTCTCGTGACCGCGTGACTGTAGAAGAAGCTACTGTCACATTTTTGAAACCACAGCACCCATTGCTGAATACTCCGAATAAAATTACAGCTAAAGATTTTGAAGGTTGGATACAGGAACGAGGTCTGTATTTCGCTCAGAAATGGGATAGCCGCTATGAAGTATTGCTTTCCTGTGCTGACCCGGGTGAAAAGCCTCAGGATGGAGGATTGTTGGTTGCTAATTACGGAAAGGGACGATTTATTTATACTGGCTATGCGTTTTTTCGCCAGCTTCCGGGAGGCGTACCAGGGGCATATCGCCTGTTTGCTAACTTGCTGGCTCCCGTAAATGGAAGTGTAAAGTGA
- the mscL gene encoding large conductance mechanosensitive channel protein MscL, translated as MGFISEFREFALKGNVVDLAVGVIIGGAFGKIIDSVVKDMIMPVVGIFGSVDFSNLYFPLSSDVQAAIDKAGGKLGLEEARKVGPVLAYGSFITVAINFVILAMIIFLMVKAINSLKRKHEDLPPPPAPPTKEEVLLTEIRDLLKAGR; from the coding sequence ATGGGTTTTATATCTGAATTTAGAGAATTTGCACTAAAAGGTAATGTAGTCGATCTGGCCGTAGGGGTTATCATTGGCGGAGCCTTTGGAAAAATTATCGATTCTGTTGTAAAAGATATGATTATGCCAGTTGTCGGCATATTTGGTAGTGTAGATTTTAGCAACCTATATTTTCCACTTTCAAGTGATGTGCAGGCAGCAATTGACAAAGCAGGAGGAAAATTAGGCCTGGAAGAAGCCCGCAAAGTAGGTCCTGTACTTGCGTATGGTAGCTTTATCACTGTAGCTATTAACTTTGTTATCCTGGCTATGATTATTTTCCTGATGGTAAAAGCTATTAACAGCCTAAAACGCAAACATGAGGATCTACCACCCCCACCAGCACCTCCAACCAAAGAAGAAGTATTGCTTACTGAGATCCGTGATCTGTTAAAAGCAGGCAGATAA
- a CDS encoding cytochrome C produces the protein MMNTRNYRILFASVALFVVTAWVNSSFAQTAVQPPKEINDLLQKYTCLACHKADARLVGPAYVDVAKKKYTNDKIVELIYKPQPGNWPGYPPMAPMTQVPKADALKIAGWINSLNKPAAAPKKKS, from the coding sequence ATGATGAACACTCGTAATTACAGAATTTTGTTTGCTTCTGTTGCTTTGTTTGTTGTAACCGCGTGGGTAAATAGCAGCTTTGCTCAAACTGCCGTGCAGCCTCCTAAAGAAATCAATGATCTTCTCCAAAAATATACTTGTCTGGCTTGCCATAAAGCCGATGCAAGACTGGTAGGTCCTGCGTATGTAGATGTGGCAAAAAAGAAATATACAAACGATAAAATTGTTGAACTGATTTATAAACCACAACCAGGCAACTGGCCAGGATATCCTCCAATGGCTCCTATGACACAGGTTCCTAAAGCAGATGCTCTGAAAATTGCCGGATGGATTAACTCATTGAACAAACCTGCCGCGGCTCCTAAGAAGAAAAGCTAA
- a CDS encoding M1 family metallopeptidase, with protein sequence MKRFTIFCLALGCITGLYAQTKEIDPAYSKFEQLGTALPTPNNYRSASGAPGPQYWQQRADYDIKAELDDNNHRITGAETITYYNNSPDELGYLWLQLDQNLFDKESNTLKTQTGTLNNSVSFNAMSFVTRSQFDGGFKITAVKDKSGNNLTHIINKTMMRVNLPQPLRPGQKFIFSVEWNYNINDMQKIRGRSGYEYFPADDNCTYTIAQWFPRMAVYDDVWGWQHKQFLGQGEFALTFGNYKVALTVPDDHIVGATGNLMNEKQVLTSTQIQRLKEAETAKNPVVIVNQQEATEAEKKKSTGKKTWIFQAENVRDFAWCSSRRYIWDAKLCDVEGAKVWAMSYYPKEGNPLWGQYSTRAVEHTLKSYSKRTVAYPYPKAISVHWIGNGGGMEYPMICFNGGRPEADGTYSAQTKYGMIGVIIHEVGHNFFPMIVNSDERQWSWMDEGLNSFCQYLAEQEWERGYPSWNGEPYQIVSYMRSSKETLVPIMTNSEQVLQFGPNAYDKPATALNILRETVIGRELFDIAFKEYATRWAFKHPHPADFFRSMEDATGVDLDWFWRGWFYGIDPVEVSLEDVNYYKINSQNPDVEKPLAKADADSKPKTISQQRNAEQIKKTLVDDNPELNDFYNSYNPYQITPEDKAQFDSYYKNLTPEEKKLIESGLHFYTLKLKNNGGLISPVIVKMEFEDGTEKIETYPAEIWRLNSKEISKVIFTDKPVKQFTLDPYLQTADIDTENNYFPRKPEASRFQLFKQQSNRPKNPMQQAQKASGQQK encoded by the coding sequence ATGAAGAGATTTACTATCTTTTGCCTCGCTCTGGGGTGTATTACCGGGTTATATGCCCAAACCAAAGAGATTGACCCGGCCTATTCCAAATTTGAACAACTGGGAACGGCTCTGCCTACCCCCAACAATTATCGTAGTGCATCTGGTGCTCCGGGACCACAGTATTGGCAACAACGAGCAGATTATGATATCAAAGCCGAACTGGATGATAATAACCACCGTATTACTGGTGCTGAGACTATCACCTATTACAATAACTCTCCAGACGAATTAGGCTATCTATGGTTACAACTCGATCAGAATCTGTTTGACAAAGAATCCAATACGCTCAAAACCCAGACAGGTACTTTGAACAATAGTGTTTCATTCAATGCCATGAGTTTTGTAACCCGTAGTCAGTTTGATGGAGGGTTTAAAATTACAGCCGTGAAAGACAAAAGCGGAAATAATCTGACTCACATCATCAACAAAACGATGATGCGTGTTAACCTGCCTCAGCCATTGCGTCCGGGACAAAAGTTTATATTCTCAGTAGAATGGAATTATAATATTAACGATATGCAGAAGATCAGAGGCCGTAGCGGATACGAATACTTCCCGGCTGATGACAACTGTACCTATACCATTGCCCAGTGGTTTCCTCGTATGGCTGTATATGATGACGTATGGGGTTGGCAGCACAAACAATTCCTGGGACAAGGAGAGTTTGCACTGACATTTGGTAATTATAAAGTTGCTCTAACCGTACCGGATGATCATATTGTAGGGGCAACAGGGAATCTGATGAATGAAAAGCAAGTACTTACGTCTACACAAATTCAACGATTGAAAGAAGCGGAAACAGCAAAAAATCCGGTAGTAATTGTAAATCAGCAGGAAGCTACGGAAGCAGAGAAGAAAAAGTCTACAGGAAAGAAAACCTGGATCTTCCAGGCTGAAAATGTACGTGACTTTGCGTGGTGCAGTTCCCGTCGTTATATCTGGGATGCCAAACTATGTGATGTAGAGGGAGCCAAAGTATGGGCGATGAGTTATTACCCCAAAGAGGGGAATCCATTATGGGGACAATATTCTACCCGCGCTGTAGAACATACCCTGAAAAGCTACTCAAAACGTACGGTTGCTTATCCGTATCCCAAAGCAATCTCTGTACACTGGATTGGCAATGGTGGCGGTATGGAATACCCTATGATCTGTTTCAATGGAGGTCGCCCGGAAGCAGACGGAACATATTCTGCTCAGACAAAATATGGAATGATTGGCGTAATTATCCATGAAGTAGGTCATAACTTCTTCCCAATGATTGTAAACTCTGACGAACGTCAGTGGAGCTGGATGGACGAAGGATTGAACAGCTTCTGTCAGTACCTTGCTGAACAGGAATGGGAACGAGGTTATCCATCCTGGAACGGTGAGCCTTATCAGATTGTAAGTTATATGCGTAGCAGCAAGGAAACACTGGTTCCTATTATGACCAACTCTGAACAAGTCCTGCAGTTTGGACCGAACGCTTATGACAAACCAGCTACTGCATTGAATATCCTGCGAGAGACAGTTATAGGCCGTGAGTTATTTGACATTGCATTTAAGGAATATGCTACCCGCTGGGCCTTTAAACATCCGCATCCAGCCGACTTCTTCCGTAGTATGGAAGATGCAACAGGTGTAGATCTGGATTGGTTCTGGAGAGGCTGGTTCTATGGTATCGACCCAGTAGAGGTATCACTGGAAGATGTGAACTATTATAAGATTAATTCACAGAATCCGGATGTAGAAAAACCATTGGCCAAAGCAGATGCAGATAGCAAGCCGAAAACCATCAGTCAGCAACGTAATGCTGAACAAATCAAAAAAACGCTGGTAGATGACAATCCTGAGTTAAACGATTTCTACAACAGTTATAATCCTTATCAGATTACCCCAGAAGACAAAGCTCAGTTTGATTCATATTATAAGAACCTGACTCCGGAAGAGAAAAAACTGATAGAGTCCGGATTGCATTTCTATACATTGAAACTGAAAAACAATGGCGGTCTGATCAGTCCGGTTATTGTTAAAATGGAATTTGAAGATGGTACTGAAAAGATAGAAACGTATCCAGCTGAAATCTGGAGACTAAACTCGAAGGAAATCAGCAAAGTAATCTTTACTGACAAGCCTGTAAAGCAGTTTACACTGGACCCTTATCTGCAAACAGCAGACATTGATACTGAAAACAATTATTTCCCAAGAAAACCGGAAGCAAGTCGTTTTCAATTGTTCAAACAACAGAGTAACCGTCCTAAGAATCCTATGCAACAAGCACAGAAAGCTTCCGGACAACAGAAATAA
- a CDS encoding NAD(P)/FAD-dependent oxidoreductase, producing the protein MTTHNNPFDVLIVGGSYAGLAAAMALGRSLRNVLILDSGKPCNQQTPHSHNFLTQDGQTPAAIAQKAREQVLAYDTVQLLRANAIAAEKTETGFRIQTESGDTYTSRKLIFATGLRDNMLPIDGFAECWGISVLHCPYCHGYEVANQPLGILSNGNDGYEFVKLILNWTKNLTLFTNGPSTLTTEQHSKLTAHGISIIEKEIHKLEHQQGRLQNLLFKDGSSHALTALFARAPFEQHCSLPQTLGCELSDMGFIQVNDFQQTSVAGVYAAGDATTGFRSVANAVGAGTKAGAIVNKELIEEDF; encoded by the coding sequence ATGACAACACACAACAACCCTTTTGATGTACTGATTGTAGGAGGAAGTTATGCTGGATTAGCTGCTGCTATGGCATTAGGACGCTCATTACGGAATGTTCTTATTTTAGATAGCGGAAAGCCTTGTAACCAACAAACACCACATTCCCATAATTTTCTGACTCAAGATGGACAAACACCTGCTGCCATTGCTCAAAAGGCCAGAGAACAGGTATTAGCCTATGATACTGTACAACTACTAAGGGCTAATGCTATTGCAGCGGAGAAAACAGAAACTGGCTTTCGGATACAGACAGAAAGTGGAGATACCTACACCTCCCGAAAACTGATCTTTGCTACAGGTCTACGTGACAATATGTTGCCTATCGATGGCTTTGCTGAATGTTGGGGAATTTCTGTATTGCATTGCCCTTATTGTCATGGATATGAAGTGGCTAATCAGCCCCTAGGGATTTTAAGTAATGGAAATGATGGATATGAATTTGTGAAGCTGATTTTAAACTGGACAAAAAATCTGACACTTTTTACCAATGGCCCATCTACATTAACCACAGAGCAACATAGTAAGTTAACCGCACATGGTATCTCCATTATAGAAAAAGAAATACATAAGCTGGAGCACCAACAGGGAAGATTACAAAACTTATTATTTAAAGATGGCAGTAGCCATGCACTGACAGCATTGTTTGCCCGTGCTCCATTTGAACAACATTGTTCTTTGCCTCAGACACTGGGGTGTGAGTTGTCAGATATGGGATTTATTCAGGTAAATGATTTTCAACAAACGTCAGTAGCAGGTGTGTATGCAGCAGGTGACGCAACCACAGGTTTTCGTTCAGTTGCCAATGCTGTAGGGGCTGGTACGAAGGCTGGGGCAATTGTCAATAAAGAACTGATCGAAGAAGATTTTTAA